Proteins encoded together in one Pantoea sp. CCBC3-3-1 window:
- the atpI gene encoding F0F1 ATP synthase subunit I, with amino-acid sequence MSVSLYRVKFARTVLLLQLVILVIIGALFALKDLTWGLSALAGGLAAWLPNILFMIFAWRHQAGDPVKGRVAWSFALGEVAKVLTTILLLVVALAVFGAAFTPLGLTWLSVLIVQIVAPAVINNKG; translated from the coding sequence ATGTCAGTGTCCCTTTACAGAGTAAAATTTGCCCGAACCGTGTTGCTCCTGCAACTGGTGATTTTGGTCATCATCGGTGCGCTGTTTGCCCTGAAGGATCTGACCTGGGGCTTATCCGCGCTTGCGGGTGGTCTGGCGGCCTGGCTGCCAAACATTCTGTTTATGATTTTTGCCTGGCGTCATCAGGCGGGAGACCCGGTCAAAGGGCGCGTCGCCTGGAGCTTTGCCTTAGGTGAAGTGGCGAAGGTTCTGACAACCATTCTTCTGCTTGTCGTGGCGCTGGCGGTATTTGGGGCGGCATTTACGCCGCTCGGACTGACCTGGTTATCGGTGCTGATTGTGCAAATCGTCGCACCGGCTGTAATTAACAACAAAGGGTAA
- the atpB gene encoding F0F1 ATP synthase subunit A, with amino-acid sequence MAAGEISTPQEYIGHHLNNLQLDLRTFELVNPHDAPSFWVLNIDSMFFSVVLGLVFLVLFRKVAKSATSGVPGKLQAAIELVVGFVDSNVRDMYHGKSKLIAPLALTIFVWVFLMNFMDLLPIDLLPYVGEHLLGLPALRVVPSADVNVTLSMALGVFILILFYSIKMKGIGGFTKELTLQPFNHPIFIPINLILEGVSLLSKPVSLGLRLFGNMYAGELIFILIAGLLPWWSQWVLSVPWAIFHILIISLQAFIFMVLTIVYLSMASEEH; translated from the coding sequence ATGGCTGCAGGAGAAATCTCTACGCCGCAGGAATACATAGGTCATCATCTGAATAACCTTCAGCTTGATCTGCGTACCTTCGAGCTAGTGAATCCGCACGACGCTCCGTCGTTCTGGGTATTAAATATCGACTCCATGTTTTTCTCTGTGGTGCTGGGACTGGTGTTCCTGGTGCTGTTTCGTAAAGTTGCGAAATCAGCCACCAGCGGCGTACCGGGAAAACTGCAGGCCGCGATAGAGTTGGTTGTTGGCTTTGTCGACAGCAACGTCCGCGACATGTACCACGGTAAAAGCAAACTAATCGCTCCGCTGGCTCTGACGATTTTCGTCTGGGTCTTCCTGATGAACTTCATGGACCTGCTGCCTATCGATTTGCTGCCATATGTTGGCGAGCATCTCCTGGGTCTGCCAGCGTTGCGTGTTGTGCCTTCAGCTGACGTAAACGTCACGCTGTCTATGGCACTTGGCGTATTTATTTTGATTCTGTTCTACAGCATCAAGATGAAAGGCATTGGGGGCTTTACTAAAGAGCTGACATTGCAACCCTTCAATCACCCTATCTTCATTCCGATCAACCTGATCCTTGAAGGTGTGAGCCTGCTGTCCAAACCGGTTTCACTTGGTCTGCGACTGTTCGGCAACATGTATGCGGGTGAATTGATTTTTATCCTGATTGCCGGTCTGTTGCCGTGGTGGTCACAGTGGGTTCTGAGTGTGCCATGGGCCATTTTCCACATCCTGATCATTTCGCTACAGGCTTTCATTTTCATGGTACTGACGATTGTCTATCTGTCGATGGCATCTGAAGAACATTGA
- the atpE gene encoding F0F1 ATP synthase subunit C, with amino-acid sequence MENLNMDLLYMAAAVMMGLAAIGAAIGIGILGGKFLEGAARQPDLIPLLRTQFFVVMGLVDAIPMIAVGLGLYVMFAVA; translated from the coding sequence ATGGAAAACCTGAATATGGATCTGCTGTACATGGCTGCCGCTGTGATGATGGGCTTAGCGGCAATCGGTGCTGCAATCGGTATCGGCATCCTCGGAGGCAAATTCCTGGAAGGCGCCGCGCGTCAACCGGATCTGATCCCTCTGCTGCGTACGCAGTTCTTTGTTGTAATGGGTCTGGTGGATGCAATCCCGATGATCGCTGTTGGTCTGGGCCTGTACGTGATGTTTGCTGTCGCGTAA
- the atpF gene encoding F0F1 ATP synthase subunit B: protein MNLNATILGQAIAFILFVVFCMKYVWPPLMAAIEKRQKEVADGLASAERAKKDLDLAQANATDQLKKAKEEAQVIIEQANKRRSQILDEAKAEAEQERNKIVTQAQAEIDAERKRAREELRKQVAMLAVAGAEKIIERSVDEAANSDIVDKLVAEL, encoded by the coding sequence GTGAACTTAAACGCAACAATCCTCGGCCAGGCTATCGCGTTCATCCTGTTTGTAGTGTTCTGCATGAAGTACGTATGGCCGCCGCTGATGGCTGCTATCGAAAAGCGCCAGAAAGAAGTTGCTGATGGCCTTGCTTCCGCTGAACGTGCCAAAAAAGATCTGGATCTCGCGCAGGCTAATGCGACCGACCAGCTGAAAAAAGCGAAAGAAGAAGCTCAGGTAATCATCGAACAAGCTAATAAGCGTCGTTCGCAGATCCTGGACGAAGCCAAAGCCGAAGCTGAGCAGGAACGTAACAAGATCGTCACCCAGGCGCAGGCTGAAATTGACGCCGAACGCAAACGTGCACGTGAAGAGTTGCGTAAGCAGGTCGCGATGCTGGCTGTTGCCGGCGCCGAGAAAATCATTGAACGTTCCGTGGATGAAGCTGCTAACAGCGACATCGTTGATAAACTGGTCGCTGAACTGTAA
- the atpH gene encoding F0F1 ATP synthase subunit delta: MSEFTTVARPYAKAAFDFAVEHQSVDRWQQMLAFATQVASNEQVAELLSGALAPEALSAQFIAICGDQLDEAGQNLIKVMAENKRLPALPDVLAQFIQLRAAYDATAEVEVISSTTLSDEQLNKISAAMEKRLSRKVKLNCKIDKSVMAGVIIRAGDMVIDGSVRGRLERLADVLQS, encoded by the coding sequence ATGTCTGAATTTACTACTGTAGCTCGCCCCTACGCCAAAGCAGCTTTTGACTTTGCTGTTGAGCATCAAAGTGTCGATCGCTGGCAGCAGATGCTGGCGTTCGCTACCCAGGTAGCCAGCAATGAACAAGTGGCAGAACTCCTTTCCGGCGCGTTAGCGCCGGAAGCGTTGTCTGCGCAGTTCATCGCTATCTGTGGTGATCAACTGGATGAAGCCGGTCAGAACCTGATTAAGGTCATGGCTGAAAACAAACGTTTACCCGCGCTTCCCGATGTACTGGCTCAGTTTATCCAGCTACGTGCCGCATACGATGCGACTGCGGAAGTTGAGGTAATCTCTTCCACTACACTGAGTGACGAACAGCTGAATAAAATCAGCGCCGCTATGGAAAAACGTCTGTCACGCAAAGTTAAGCTGAATTGCAAAATCGATAAGTCTGTAATGGCAGGCGTAATCATCCGTGCGGGTGATATGGTCATTGACGGCAGCGTACGCGGCCGTCTTGAGCGTCTTGCAGACGTCTTGCAGTCTTAA
- the atpA gene encoding F0F1 ATP synthase subunit alpha, protein MQLNSTEISELIKQRIAQFNVVSEAHNEGTIVSVSDGIIRVNGLADVMQGEMISLPGNRYAIALNLERDSVGAVVMGPYADLAEGMKVKCTGRILEVPVGRGLLGRVVNTLGAPIDGKGAIDNDGFSPIEVIAPGVIDRQSVDQPVQTGYKAVDAMIPIGRGQRELIIGDRQTGKTAMAIDAIINQRDSGIKCVYVAIGQKASTIANVVRKLEEHNALANTIVVVATASESAALQYLAPYAGCAMGEYFRDRGEDALIVYDDLSKQAVAYRQVSLLLRRPPGREAFPGDVFYLHSRLLERASRVSAEYVERFTNGEVKGKTGSLTALPIIETQAGDVSAFVPTNVISITDGQIFLETNLFNSGIRPAVNPGISVSRVGGAAQTKIIKKLSGGIRTALAQYRELAAFSQFASDLDEATRKQLNHGQKVTELLKQKQYAPMSVAQQGLVLFAAERGFLTDVELAKVGSFEAALLAYADREHNELMAEINQAGNYNNDIEAKLKGLLETFKKTQSW, encoded by the coding sequence ATGCAACTGAATTCCACCGAAATCAGCGAACTGATCAAGCAGCGCATTGCTCAGTTCAATGTCGTGAGTGAAGCTCACAACGAAGGTACTATTGTTTCTGTCAGTGACGGAATCATCCGCGTAAACGGCCTGGCCGATGTTATGCAGGGTGAGATGATCTCACTGCCAGGCAACCGCTACGCAATCGCACTGAACCTCGAGCGCGACTCTGTAGGTGCAGTAGTGATGGGCCCATACGCTGACCTTGCCGAAGGCATGAAAGTTAAGTGTACTGGCCGTATTCTGGAAGTTCCGGTAGGCCGTGGCCTGCTGGGTCGTGTGGTGAACACCCTGGGTGCACCAATCGATGGCAAAGGCGCCATTGATAACGACGGCTTCTCGCCAATTGAAGTGATTGCACCGGGCGTTATCGACCGTCAGTCCGTTGACCAGCCTGTACAGACTGGTTACAAAGCTGTCGATGCGATGATCCCAATCGGCCGTGGCCAGCGTGAGCTGATCATCGGTGACCGTCAGACCGGTAAAACCGCAATGGCGATCGATGCAATCATCAACCAGCGTGATTCTGGCATCAAGTGTGTGTATGTGGCTATCGGTCAGAAAGCCTCTACTATCGCTAACGTGGTTCGTAAACTGGAAGAGCATAACGCGCTGGCTAACACCATCGTTGTTGTGGCAACGGCTTCTGAGTCTGCTGCTCTGCAGTACCTGGCTCCGTATGCAGGTTGCGCCATGGGCGAATACTTCCGTGACCGCGGTGAAGATGCACTGATCGTATACGATGACCTGTCTAAACAGGCTGTTGCTTACCGTCAGGTTTCCCTGCTGCTGCGTCGTCCACCAGGTCGTGAAGCATTCCCTGGTGACGTGTTCTATCTCCACTCCCGTCTGCTGGAGCGTGCTTCTCGCGTTAGCGCTGAGTACGTTGAGCGTTTCACCAACGGTGAAGTGAAAGGTAAAACCGGTTCTTTGACCGCGCTGCCAATCATTGAAACTCAGGCTGGTGACGTTTCCGCGTTCGTTCCGACCAACGTAATCTCGATTACTGATGGTCAGATCTTCCTGGAAACCAACCTGTTCAACTCTGGTATTCGTCCTGCAGTTAACCCAGGGATCTCCGTATCTCGTGTGGGTGGTGCTGCGCAGACCAAGATCATCAAGAAACTGTCCGGTGGTATCCGTACCGCACTGGCACAGTATCGTGAACTGGCAGCGTTCTCTCAGTTCGCTTCCGATCTGGACGAAGCGACCCGTAAACAGCTGAACCACGGTCAGAAAGTGACCGAGCTTCTGAAACAGAAACAGTATGCGCCGATGTCCGTAGCGCAGCAGGGTCTGGTGCTGTTTGCCGCAGAGCGTGGCTTCCTGACTGACGTCGAACTGGCGAAAGTAGGCAGCTTCGAAGCAGCGCTGCTGGCTTATGCGGATCGTGAGCACAATGAGCTGATGGCTGAAATCAACCAGGCTGGTAACTACAACAACGATATCGAAGCGAAGCTGAAAGGCCTGCTCGAAACGTTCAAGAAAACCCAGTCCTGGTAA
- the atpG gene encoding F0F1 ATP synthase subunit gamma — protein sequence MAGAKEIRSKIGSVQNTQKITKAMEMVAASKMRKSQERMAASRPYAETMRKVIGHIALGNLEYKHPYLDERDVKRVGYLVVSTDRGLCGGLNINLFKKLLADMKGWADKGVESDLAIIGSKGLSFFRSVGGNVVAQVTGMGDKPSLSDLIGPVKVMLQAYDEGRIDKLFIVSNKFINTMSQSPQIVQLLPLPPAEETEGVVKKSTWDYLYEPDPKALLDTLLRRYVESQVYQGVVENLASEQAARMVAMKAATDNGGNLIKELQLVYNKARQASITQELTEIVGGASAV from the coding sequence ATGGCCGGCGCAAAAGAGATACGTAGTAAGATCGGAAGCGTGCAGAACACGCAAAAGATCACCAAAGCGATGGAAATGGTCGCCGCCTCCAAGATGCGTAAATCGCAGGAACGCATGGCGGCCAGCCGTCCTTATGCAGAGACCATGCGCAAAGTGATTGGTCACATTGCGTTAGGGAATCTGGAGTACAAACACCCTTACCTGGATGAGCGTGACGTTAAGCGCGTCGGCTACCTGGTCGTGTCTACCGACCGCGGGCTTTGTGGTGGTTTGAACATTAACCTGTTCAAAAAATTGCTGGCTGATATGAAAGGCTGGGCAGATAAAGGCGTCGAGAGCGATCTGGCGATTATCGGCTCAAAAGGTCTGTCATTCTTCCGTTCTGTCGGTGGCAACGTGGTTGCCCAGGTTACCGGCATGGGGGATAAACCTTCCCTGTCTGACCTGATTGGCCCAGTGAAAGTGATGCTGCAAGCCTACGACGAAGGTCGTATCGACAAGCTGTTTATTGTCAGCAACAAATTTATCAACACCATGTCCCAGTCTCCACAAATCGTTCAGCTGCTGCCGTTACCGCCAGCAGAAGAAACTGAAGGCGTGGTGAAGAAGAGTACCTGGGATTACCTGTATGAGCCGGATCCGAAAGCGCTGCTGGACACGTTACTGCGTCGCTACGTCGAGTCTCAGGTTTACCAGGGTGTTGTAGAGAACCTGGCCAGCGAGCAGGCCGCGCGTATGGTGGCGATGAAAGCTGCGACCGACAACGGCGGAAACCTGATCAAAGAGCTGCAGTTGGTATACAACAAGGCTCGTCAGGCCAGCATCACCCAGGAACTTACCGAGATTGTCGGTGGGGCCTCCGCGGTTTAA
- the atpD gene encoding F0F1 ATP synthase subunit beta: protein MATGKIVQVIGAVVDVEFPQDAVPQVYSALETKNGDARLVLEVQQQLGGGVVRAIAMGSSDGLKRGLEVADLAHPIEVPVGTATLGRIMNVLGEPIDMKGDIGEEERWAIHRSAPSYEDQSNSQELLETGIKVIDLMCPFAKGGKVGLFGGAGVGKTVNMMELIRNIAAEHSGFSVFAGVGERTREGNDFYHEMTDSNVIDKVSLVYGQMNEPPGNRLRVALTGLTMAEKFRDEGRDVLLFIDNIYRYTLAGTEVSALLGRMPSAVGYQPTLAEEMGVLQERITSTKTGSITSVQAVYVPADDLTDPSPATTFAHLDATVVLSRQIASLGIYPAVDPLDSTSRQLDPLVVGQEHYDVARGVQSLLQRYQELKDIIAILGMDELSEEDKLVVARSRKMQRFLSQPFFVAEVFTGSPGKYVSLKDTIRGFKGIMDGEFDHMPEQAFYMVGSIEEAVEKAKKL from the coding sequence ATGGCTACTGGAAAAATTGTCCAGGTAATCGGCGCCGTTGTTGACGTCGAGTTTCCTCAGGACGCAGTACCACAGGTGTACAGCGCGCTTGAGACTAAAAATGGTGATGCCCGTCTGGTGCTGGAAGTTCAGCAGCAGCTGGGTGGCGGCGTGGTTCGCGCCATCGCGATGGGTTCTTCCGATGGCCTGAAGCGTGGCCTGGAAGTCGCAGACCTTGCGCACCCAATCGAAGTACCCGTCGGTACTGCAACACTTGGCCGTATCATGAACGTGCTGGGTGAGCCAATCGATATGAAAGGCGATATCGGCGAAGAAGAGCGTTGGGCTATCCACCGTTCAGCACCTTCGTACGAAGACCAGTCCAACTCTCAGGAGCTGCTGGAAACCGGTATCAAAGTTATCGACCTGATGTGTCCGTTCGCTAAGGGCGGTAAAGTTGGTCTGTTCGGCGGTGCGGGTGTAGGTAAAACCGTAAACATGATGGAGCTGATCCGTAACATTGCGGCTGAGCACTCAGGTTTCTCCGTATTTGCCGGTGTGGGCGAGCGTACCCGTGAAGGTAACGACTTCTACCACGAAATGACCGACTCTAACGTTATCGATAAAGTTTCTCTGGTCTATGGTCAGATGAACGAGCCACCAGGAAACCGTCTGCGCGTCGCGCTGACTGGCCTGACTATGGCTGAGAAGTTCCGTGACGAAGGTCGTGACGTTCTGCTGTTCATCGATAACATCTACCGTTATACCCTGGCCGGTACAGAAGTTTCTGCACTGCTGGGTCGTATGCCTTCTGCGGTAGGTTATCAGCCAACGCTGGCGGAAGAGATGGGCGTTCTGCAGGAACGTATCACCTCAACCAAAACCGGTTCAATCACTTCCGTACAGGCCGTTTACGTTCCTGCGGATGACTTGACTGACCCATCACCAGCCACCACCTTTGCTCACTTAGACGCAACCGTGGTACTGAGCCGTCAGATTGCTTCTCTGGGTATCTACCCAGCGGTTGACCCACTGGATTCTACCAGCCGTCAGCTGGATCCACTGGTTGTTGGCCAGGAGCACTACGACGTAGCGCGTGGCGTTCAGTCGCTGCTGCAGCGTTATCAGGAACTGAAAGACATCATCGCCATCCTGGGGATGGACGAGCTGTCTGAAGAAGACAAGCTGGTGGTTGCTCGCTCTCGTAAGATGCAGCGCTTCCTGTCTCAGCCGTTCTTCGTGGCAGAAGTCTTCACCGGTTCACCTGGTAAGTATGTGTCGCTGAAAGATACCATCCGTGGCTTTAAAGGCATCATGGACGGTGAATTCGACCATATGCCAGAGCAGGCTTTCTACATGGTTGGTTCCATCGAAGAAGCTGTGGAAAAAGCGAAGAAACTGTAA
- a CDS encoding F0F1 ATP synthase subunit epsilon, protein MAMTYHLDVVSAEQQMFTGTVQKIQVSGSEGELGIFPGHAPLLTAIKPGMIRIVKEHGDEEYIYLSGGMLEVQPGAATVLADTAIRGTDLDEARALEAKRKAEEHMNSSHGDVDFATASAELAKAIAKLRVIELTKKAM, encoded by the coding sequence ATGGCTATGACTTATCACCTGGACGTTGTCAGTGCAGAACAGCAGATGTTCACCGGCACTGTGCAGAAAATCCAGGTGTCAGGTAGCGAAGGTGAGTTAGGGATTTTCCCTGGCCACGCCCCGCTGCTGACCGCCATTAAACCTGGTATGATCCGTATCGTTAAAGAGCACGGCGACGAAGAGTATATTTATCTCTCTGGCGGCATGCTGGAAGTACAGCCTGGCGCGGCTACCGTGCTGGCTGATACTGCGATCCGCGGCACCGACCTCGATGAGGCTCGCGCCCTGGAAGCGAAGCGCAAAGCTGAAGAGCACATGAACAGCTCTCATGGCGATGTAGACTTTGCTACTGCATCTGCTGAACTGGCTAAAGCGATCGCCAAACTGCGCGTGATCGAGTTGACCAAAAAAGCGATGTAA
- a CDS encoding winged helix-turn-helix domain-containing protein: MNKKIHLGNNIFFSEETNQLINGAIKLSISEKEKRLLSHFIRHPDTELTKRNLIGVIWEQRAETTDDANLTQLIYKTRRDLAAVNLTNCIKTIPGKGYLFISDKADGAVIYHKPRYERLIGSIITFIAFIILIYTLIYCFHPA, translated from the coding sequence ATGAACAAAAAAATCCATCTTGGTAATAATATCTTCTTTTCAGAAGAGACTAACCAACTTATCAATGGTGCTATTAAATTAAGTATCAGTGAAAAAGAGAAACGACTGCTGAGTCATTTTATCCGACACCCTGATACTGAACTGACCAAAAGAAATTTGATTGGCGTGATTTGGGAACAGCGGGCGGAAACAACGGATGATGCCAATTTGACACAGCTGATTTACAAAACACGACGGGATCTGGCGGCCGTAAACCTGACCAATTGCATCAAGACCATCCCCGGCAAAGGCTATCTTTTTATTTCCGATAAAGCGGATGGGGCGGTCATTTACCACAAGCCGAGATATGAACGCCTCATTGGTTCAATTATTACGTTCATCGCCTTTATCATCCTGATCTATACCCTCATCTACTGTTTTCATCCGGCCTGA
- a CDS encoding glycosyl hydrolase family 18 protein — MSKLIQKDLLTEQSYAADGFNPATNTAEFSYTSGRVAKRVYNKYNTANKPKLFGYYTDWAHYDQRQVDNNGNIAKASRGRGIDITKLDPTAYDKIIFGFTGIVGDKGDNREKIELAAKQTLKKTNEMTILDPWGDCQSYINCGFSGWKAFGFGAGSIGSDIEEDCFYQNHPNLQGVLGAMRDLQKNAKAQGHDLALSFSLGGWTMSDAFHELAKSQSAIDTLVASIIDFFNRFPMFSEIDIDWEYPNAPGAGNPHGPEDGDNYAVLIDTLHKALIANNMSHVKISIASSANVEVLQHSNIKGLLEVGLYGINLMTYDFFGTPWADGLGHHANLYKTQNSTYSLEEAVEYLLNLGVDPEAINIGYAGYSRSAKGGEIRSFSPLEGSYDGNGTTAGTFESGCVEWYDVINNYLDLENQSGRNGFNVYTDDEACADYLYSPTSKVFHSIDTPRTVREKARYVIEKGLGGLFTWTIDNDNGLLVNAGREGMDCPIVQQNIDMSPFYFKGINIEGETPVKPVDPVEPVDPEDNTMPTAVITVKAVGGSTLIFSADKSAKAASYKWSSTGNVQIVSPQASETNVALPAVTTETVVEVLLTVTAANGKTDMASYKVIIAPAAAVTPDEPVVPDVPVNPEVPSDYPQWSATATYLEGSKVTHKGVNFIGKFWSQGSEPGLEETTGQFGKPWDYL, encoded by the coding sequence ATGAGTAAGTTGATTCAAAAAGATCTTTTAACCGAGCAATCCTATGCTGCGGATGGCTTTAACCCGGCAACGAATACCGCTGAGTTCAGCTATACTTCCGGCCGCGTAGCGAAACGTGTGTATAACAAATATAACACCGCTAATAAACCTAAGCTGTTTGGTTACTACACCGACTGGGCGCATTACGATCAACGTCAGGTTGATAATAATGGCAACATCGCCAAAGCGAGCCGTGGCCGTGGGATTGACATCACTAAATTAGACCCAACCGCTTACGATAAAATCATTTTTGGTTTTACCGGTATCGTTGGTGATAAAGGTGATAATCGGGAAAAAATTGAGCTGGCAGCGAAACAAACGCTGAAAAAAACCAATGAAATGACCATCCTGGATCCGTGGGGCGATTGCCAGTCCTATATCAACTGTGGTTTTAGCGGCTGGAAAGCGTTCGGTTTTGGTGCTGGCAGCATTGGTTCCGATATCGAGGAAGACTGCTTCTATCAAAATCACCCTAACCTACAGGGTGTGCTGGGTGCGATGCGCGACTTACAGAAAAACGCGAAAGCACAGGGCCACGATCTGGCGCTCTCTTTCAGCCTCGGTGGCTGGACCATGAGTGATGCGTTCCACGAGCTGGCGAAAAGCCAGAGCGCTATCGATACGCTGGTTGCCAGTATCATTGATTTCTTCAACCGCTTTCCGATGTTTTCTGAAATCGATATCGACTGGGAATACCCCAATGCGCCAGGCGCAGGCAACCCACATGGCCCGGAAGACGGCGACAACTACGCCGTGCTGATTGATACGCTGCACAAAGCGCTGATCGCCAATAACATGAGCCATGTAAAAATCAGCATCGCTTCTTCGGCTAACGTGGAAGTGTTACAGCATTCCAATATCAAAGGTCTGCTGGAAGTGGGTCTGTATGGCATCAACCTGATGACTTATGACTTCTTCGGTACGCCGTGGGCGGACGGTCTGGGTCATCATGCTAACCTGTATAAAACCCAAAATTCGACCTATAGCCTGGAAGAAGCAGTGGAATATCTGCTGAACCTGGGTGTCGATCCTGAAGCCATCAACATTGGTTACGCAGGCTATTCACGCAGTGCCAAAGGCGGTGAAATCCGTTCTTTCTCTCCACTCGAAGGTTCTTATGACGGTAACGGTACGACCGCCGGTACGTTTGAATCAGGCTGTGTGGAATGGTATGACGTCATTAATAACTATCTGGATCTGGAAAATCAGTCTGGTCGTAACGGTTTTAACGTTTATACCGATGATGAAGCCTGTGCGGATTATCTCTACAGCCCTACGTCAAAAGTTTTCCATTCTATTGATACCCCACGTACCGTTCGTGAAAAAGCCCGCTACGTTATTGAAAAAGGTCTGGGCGGTCTGTTCACCTGGACTATCGATAACGACAATGGCCTGCTGGTTAATGCGGGTCGTGAAGGTATGGATTGCCCTATTGTTCAGCAGAATATTGATATGTCTCCTTTCTATTTCAAAGGTATCAATATTGAGGGTGAAACGCCGGTTAAGCCTGTTGATCCTGTAGAGCCTGTTGATCCGGAGGATAACACCATGCCAACGGCGGTTATCACCGTTAAAGCAGTGGGCGGCAGCACGTTAATTTTCTCGGCTGACAAATCTGCAAAAGCAGCCAGCTACAAATGGTCAAGCACCGGTAACGTGCAAATTGTTTCTCCGCAGGCCAGCGAAACGAATGTTGCTCTGCCAGCCGTGACCACTGAAACCGTGGTGGAAGTGCTGCTGACCGTGACCGCTGCGAACGGTAAAACCGATATGGCTTCTTATAAAGTTATTATCGCGCCTGCGGCAGCCGTTACGCCGGATGAGCCAGTTGTACCGGATGTGCCTGTTAATCCTGAAGTGCCTTCTGACTATCCACAATGGAGCGCAACGGCAACTTACCTGGAAGGCAGTAAAGTTACCCACAAAGGCGTTAACTTCATCGGTAAATTCTGGTCACAGGGTTCCGAACCGGGCTTGGAAGAAACGACCGGACAGTTCGGTAAGCCATGGGATTATCTCTGA
- a CDS encoding lysozyme, which produces MNISSAGINFIKSHEKLILSASLDDMNIRVIGYGHRENICENQVITQEEADEWLKQDLLKCSELLNNVIEVPVSQNQFDALCSFLFSVGAGQRGVKSGLVELRSGQPSALLLFLNQGCYAAAAEQFGSWIYAGNTVKKDLILRREHEKNLFLRKRRLATDVILQHAASGGLPR; this is translated from the coding sequence ATGAATATTTCCAGTGCGGGTATTAATTTCATTAAAAGCCACGAGAAACTTATTCTAAGTGCCAGCCTTGATGATATGAATATCCGGGTTATCGGTTATGGGCACAGAGAGAATATCTGTGAAAACCAGGTCATTACTCAGGAAGAAGCGGATGAATGGCTAAAGCAGGATCTGCTGAAATGCAGCGAGCTGCTTAACAACGTCATCGAGGTTCCCGTTTCACAAAATCAGTTCGATGCGCTTTGTTCTTTTCTTTTCAGTGTGGGTGCCGGACAGCGAGGGGTAAAAAGCGGGCTGGTGGAACTGAGAAGTGGGCAGCCATCTGCGCTTCTTTTGTTTCTTAATCAGGGATGTTATGCGGCCGCGGCAGAGCAGTTTGGCTCATGGATCTATGCGGGCAATACTGTAAAAAAAGACCTGATACTGCGCAGAGAACATGAGAAGAATCTTTTTCTTCGCAAGCGCCGCCTGGCGACGGATGTCATTCTCCAGCACGCTGCTTCAGGAGGGCTGCCGCGATGA